In a single window of the Thermofilum uzonense genome:
- a CDS encoding SPL family radical SAM protein, producing MNITYKRIRVTHALSKSGLPDLDYSFNPYAGCAHACIYCYARAFTRYEEVSRNWGRIVYIKENIIDVLRDEIVSLKKGVVGVSTITDPYQPIESVEKLTRLGVELLLRSGFKVSIQTKSPLVTRDLDILERYRGQVNVGFTITTLNPKIASLIEPNSPSPLARAEALKRVSSRGLDTWVFLGPIIRGVNDTRSSLEQVIDLAFETGSKLFYDFYHHRPELAESMKPLLVENPLATGAPRIWRERVQEVIRALCDERGIECIPEFQAQPVERKIDDFLG from the coding sequence CTGAACATCACCTATAAGAGGATACGCGTTACCCACGCTTTATCTAAGTCCGGGCTACCGGATTTAGATTACTCCTTTAATCCTTATGCTGGGTGTGCGCATGCCTGTATCTACTGCTACGCTAGGGCTTTTACCCGCTACGAGGAAGTCTCCAGGAACTGGGGTAGAATTGTGTACATAAAGGAGAACATAATAGATGTTTTAAGAGACGAGATCGTCAGTTTAAAAAAAGGGGTGGTAGGAGTCTCCACTATAACAGATCCATACCAGCCAATCGAGTCCGTCGAAAAGCTTACAAGGCTTGGAGTCGAGCTACTCCTGCGTAGCGGATTCAAGGTAAGTATTCAGACAAAGTCACCCCTAGTGACCCGGGATCTCGACATTTTAGAGCGTTATCGTGGACAGGTCAACGTGGGCTTCACTATAACCACGCTAAACCCCAAGATAGCATCTTTAATAGAGCCAAATTCGCCTTCTCCACTTGCTCGGGCTGAAGCCCTTAAAAGAGTCTCGTCGAGGGGGCTTGATACATGGGTATTTCTAGGACCGATAATCAGGGGGGTAAACGATACTCGATCTTCTCTCGAGCAGGTCATCGACCTTGCCTTCGAAACAGGCTCGAAGCTATTCTACGACTTCTACCATCATAGACCAGAGCTGGCCGAGAGTATGAAACCCTTGCTCGTTGAAAACCCGCTGGCCACAGGTGCGCCTAGAATTTGGCGTGAGAGAGTCCAGGAAGTTATCCGAGCTTTATGTGATGAGAGGGGTATTGAATGTATACCCGAGTTCCAAGCCCAGCCTGTTGAGAGGAAAATAGATGATTTTCTTGGATGA
- a CDS encoding Nre family DNA repair protein, protein MSSRVTNMCLKCRGAKNLCGLPTCPFMSIWKSLGQIRPPTSSELEAPSPPSVFVGRVGYPKVRVAPSVATLEGDPSVYDSPERWLDYSLDEILKFRFGLVMGNLHFDVRRPDLVNEIALLSASSKPLDVMVRFVKPPRGLRLDPHAPPFGPSGVAEKIRVLDNPKIPRPVEKFLGDDGVRSEEAVWSLYESGLPVSTIQRVFSVGLLGKTPLRRLVPTRWSITAVDDMVSRRIIREVKGYPTIDSFLFFERKHSNNLFVGILAPYSWSFEWIEAWFPHTTWNPGTAVEVEADWEGFKGRTEYASLGGCYYASRLASAEYLRRERRQATVLLIREIYEGFFLPIGVWFVRENVRALFRGKPEKYDNLRDVIERLGKTTRLPVRVWLEKSRILRDLLKQARLEVSSS, encoded by the coding sequence ATGTCTTCACGCGTAACAAACATGTGTTTAAAGTGCAGGGGGGCCAAGAACCTTTGCGGGCTTCCCACCTGCCCCTTCATGTCCATTTGGAAGTCTCTAGGCCAGATAAGGCCACCTACTAGCAGCGAACTGGAGGCACCATCACCTCCATCTGTATTTGTAGGGAGGGTTGGTTACCCTAAGGTCCGCGTTGCTCCATCTGTTGCAACTCTGGAGGGCGACCCCTCGGTGTACGATTCACCCGAGAGATGGCTGGACTATAGCCTAGACGAGATACTCAAGTTTCGGTTTGGACTAGTCATGGGTAACCTCCACTTCGACGTGAGGCGTCCAGACCTCGTAAATGAAATAGCGCTCCTCTCCGCATCCTCTAAGCCTCTAGACGTCATGGTCAGGTTTGTCAAGCCCCCACGAGGCCTAAGGCTTGACCCGCATGCACCCCCCTTCGGACCCTCAGGGGTTGCCGAAAAAATCAGGGTTCTGGATAACCCTAAAATTCCTAGACCCGTAGAGAAGTTCCTTGGAGATGACGGTGTGCGTTCAGAGGAAGCTGTTTGGTCCTTATACGAGTCCGGGTTGCCCGTCTCTACGATACAGAGGGTTTTCTCTGTGGGGCTCCTTGGTAAGACTCCTCTTAGGAGGCTTGTGCCTACGAGATGGTCCATAACAGCTGTGGATGACATGGTATCGCGGAGAATTATTCGGGAAGTCAAAGGATACCCTACAATCGACTCCTTCCTATTCTTTGAGAGAAAGCACTCTAATAACCTGTTTGTCGGGATACTAGCTCCCTATTCGTGGAGCTTCGAGTGGATAGAGGCCTGGTTCCCGCACACCACCTGGAATCCGGGCACAGCCGTGGAGGTAGAGGCGGACTGGGAGGGCTTTAAGGGGCGTACAGAGTACGCTTCTCTAGGAGGATGCTACTACGCCTCAAGGCTTGCCAGTGCTGAGTACCTGAGAAGGGAGAGGAGGCAGGCTACAGTGCTTTTGATAAGGGAGATTTATGAGGGCTTCTTCCTACCCATAGGAGTCTGGTTTGTACGCGAGAACGTCCGGGCCCTCTTCAGAGGCAAGCCGGAAAAATATGATAATCTTCGTGACGTGATCGAGAGATTAGGTAAGACGACAAGGCTCCCGGTTAGAGTATGGCTTGAGAAGTCTCGAATTCTAAGGGATCTCTTAAAGCAGGCAAGGCTAGAGGTGAGCAGCTCCTGA
- a CDS encoding thioesterase family protein, protein MSGNNTNSFTRRYTVRPEHAARHLETEGIRVLATPVMVGFIEETCRIFWDERLPPNKTTVGVRVDVSHVKPALVGSELEVKASVLYADEKRVRFWVEVWSGKLLIGYALHERAVIDKEGFANMIKTMMSSSAGG, encoded by the coding sequence GTGTCGGGCAACAATACTAATTCTTTTACAAGACGATACACAGTTAGACCTGAGCATGCCGCAAGACACTTGGAAACCGAGGGCATAAGAGTGCTAGCAACCCCCGTAATGGTAGGCTTCATCGAGGAGACATGCAGGATCTTCTGGGATGAGCGGCTACCCCCTAACAAGACCACCGTGGGTGTTCGTGTAGACGTATCACACGTGAAGCCTGCCTTAGTGGGATCAGAGCTGGAGGTTAAGGCGAGTGTTCTCTACGCGGATGAGAAGCGTGTCAGATTCTGGGTTGAAGTCTGGAGCGGAAAACTGCTTATAGGATATGCCCTGCACGAGAGAGCGGTGATAGACAAGGAGGGCTTCGCCAATATGATAAAAACAATGATGAGTAGCAGTGCTGGCGGATGA
- a CDS encoding 2-hydroxyacid dehydrogenase, with translation MSKVRVHVALRLSEWEKSIVESGLRNLADVVFPKGDVFEDIEKAEVAIAFRIPKEVALKAEKLRFIQVPAAGADGIDLELFARQGVIVASSKGCNARAVAEHAFALLLALAKRVVEQDAEMKKGGWRSHTEENFLYDIEGSTLAIIGYGEIGREVAKLGRAFGMRVLAVKKTPVKDPYTDLVVGPSETLSILAQADFVVVALPLTQETVGFIGERELRAMKKTSFLINVARGHVVNEEALYKALTEGWISGAGIDVWWRYPPEEGWPSKLGIHKLPNVIATTHKAGWTRRARESCLRFAVENVARFIRGEKPLNVINPEKGY, from the coding sequence ATGTCGAAGGTAAGGGTGCACGTAGCACTCAGGTTGAGCGAATGGGAGAAGAGCATAGTGGAAAGTGGACTCCGTAATCTTGCGGATGTTGTTTTCCCTAAAGGAGACGTCTTCGAGGACATTGAGAAGGCTGAGGTTGCAATAGCCTTCAGGATTCCCAAAGAGGTCGCCCTTAAAGCAGAGAAGCTAAGGTTCATTCAGGTTCCAGCAGCAGGAGCCGACGGTATTGATCTAGAATTGTTCGCCCGGCAAGGTGTAATCGTGGCATCAAGCAAGGGCTGTAATGCCCGTGCAGTCGCGGAACACGCGTTCGCCCTCCTCCTAGCTCTGGCTAAAAGGGTTGTTGAGCAGGACGCGGAGATGAAGAAGGGTGGTTGGAGGAGTCACACCGAAGAGAACTTCCTCTACGATATCGAGGGCTCTACACTCGCGATTATAGGCTATGGAGAGATTGGCCGCGAGGTTGCAAAGCTGGGAAGGGCTTTCGGGATGAGGGTTCTGGCTGTGAAAAAGACCCCTGTCAAAGACCCGTACACCGACCTGGTCGTGGGGCCCTCTGAAACACTTAGCATACTAGCTCAGGCTGACTTCGTTGTCGTTGCTCTACCACTTACACAGGAGACAGTGGGCTTTATAGGCGAGAGGGAGCTGCGAGCTATGAAGAAGACGTCATTCCTAATAAACGTTGCCCGGGGCCATGTCGTGAATGAGGAAGCATTATACAAGGCTCTCACGGAGGGCTGGATATCGGGAGCCGGAATAGACGTGTGGTGGCGCTACCCGCCTGAGGAAGGATGGCCCTCCAAGCTCGGCATACACAAGTTGCCCAATGTTATTGCTACAACTCACAAGGCTGGATGGACCCGTAGGGCTAGGGAATCATGCTTACGATTTGCGGTTGAGAACGTGGCACGATTTATTAGGGGTGAAAAACCGCTGAACGTTATTAATCCAGAGAAAGGCTACTAG
- a CDS encoding transcriptional regulator has product MSTVFGLFDKYVGPAMRRALAVELYNRGFKIGEIAEILGVSRSLVSRYLNGSRGSRAGDIPEDVFNTSKALLMKLKARVLGHTM; this is encoded by the coding sequence ATGTCAACAGTGTTTGGCCTCTTCGACAAGTACGTGGGGCCAGCTATGAGGCGCGCGTTAGCTGTGGAGCTTTACAATAGGGGTTTTAAAATAGGTGAAATAGCAGAGATCCTTGGAGTCTCCAGGAGCCTTGTATCGCGGTATCTAAACGGTAGCAGAGGGTCGAGAGCTGGAGATATTCCAGAAGATGTTTTTAATACGTCAAAAGCATTGCTGATGAAATTGAAGGCACGAGTATTGGGCCATACGATGTAG
- a CDS encoding ZIP family metal transporter: MGSLLAGLFVAFTTSLGSLGVFFFRGKDLDMSLSLAFAAGVMLVASFTSLILPAISLSGFPTVALGIALGVIAIHLTDRLVPHEHLVKGYEGPPAGKKILKKAWLIALAVIIHNLPEGLAVGTSIAYSIPVGLATAIAIGLQDIPEGLAVALPVSASRGKRYGFLIGVLSGVSETITALLGTLMFTAASWLLPVGLSFAGGAMIYVTLKEAIPEIYREEEPPLKITLGFLAGFYLMLFLDSVL, from the coding sequence ATGGGAAGCCTGCTAGCCGGCCTGTTCGTGGCTTTCACTACAAGTCTAGGCTCTCTAGGGGTATTTTTCTTTCGCGGGAAAGACCTAGACATGTCTCTCTCCCTTGCCTTTGCAGCTGGCGTCATGCTGGTCGCAAGCTTTACCAGCCTAATATTGCCGGCGATAAGTCTCTCCGGGTTTCCAACCGTGGCACTGGGAATTGCTCTTGGCGTAATAGCGATCCACCTAACCGACCGACTGGTCCCTCACGAGCACCTGGTTAAAGGCTATGAGGGGCCTCCAGCTGGGAAAAAGATCCTAAAGAAGGCCTGGCTCATAGCTCTGGCCGTGATAATACACAACCTGCCCGAGGGGCTGGCTGTCGGCACGTCGATCGCTTACTCTATCCCTGTGGGTCTAGCTACGGCGATTGCTATAGGCTTGCAAGACATCCCTGAGGGTTTGGCTGTAGCCTTACCAGTTTCTGCCTCCAGGGGGAAGCGATACGGCTTCTTAATTGGAGTTTTAAGTGGAGTTAGCGAAACAATAACAGCGCTTTTGGGAACTCTCATGTTTACAGCGGCAAGCTGGCTTCTACCAGTCGGGCTAAGCTTTGCGGGGGGCGCGATGATATACGTTACTTTAAAGGAAGCGATACCCGAGATATACCGTGAGGAGGAACCCCCTCTAAAGATCACGCTGGGCTTCCTAGCAGGCTTTTACCTCATGCTCTTCCTAGACTCTGTCTTGTAA
- a CDS encoding MFS transporter — MLTKLQKFSYGIARLGSTTLLSAFSFAGFYVYWDVFKLDPALSGVVNAIGKIAILVNSIVMGYLSDITRTRLGKRKPFIITGAPMLALSALLYFTPFYFISIDDKTALFYWGAFWNAAFNFFYGYLLTPFQAWMPEITEPGERITITTLQNISNMLGNTVGVVFSFLVPTLYKGGLLLPVMAAFAVLEIALYMPSVFLIPVEQKTALTPKITRDILDIFRFKEYIGWETVRMLMSAAETMVVALIVKYVSAVIGLGQNLASVVFGIVMVVFVMGAFPFWARLARRMGKGQALTRAAIILMAGLLMAPLPALVTSEAIRITMGMLAIILGAIGISAYELFPYAVMADLVHLNEIKTGLNRAGLFTGFEGIPINISQSLTYLFIGYLASLPPFDGYEYTTGLVVWGPIAAVFTALAVMVLRRVNIDPFKQEVVS, encoded by the coding sequence GTGCTCACAAAGCTCCAGAAGTTTTCATACGGTATTGCCAGGCTAGGCTCCACAACCCTCTTAAGTGCTTTCAGTTTCGCGGGATTCTACGTCTACTGGGATGTTTTCAAGCTCGACCCCGCACTGAGCGGTGTAGTCAACGCCATCGGTAAAATCGCAATCCTTGTGAACTCTATAGTGATGGGTTACCTTAGCGACATAACCAGGACGAGGCTCGGGAAAAGGAAGCCCTTCATCATCACAGGAGCCCCGATGCTGGCCTTGTCAGCCCTCCTATACTTTACTCCATTCTACTTTATATCCATCGACGACAAGACGGCGCTCTTCTATTGGGGTGCCTTCTGGAACGCGGCCTTCAACTTCTTCTACGGCTACCTGCTTACACCCTTCCAGGCCTGGATGCCCGAGATAACTGAGCCTGGCGAGAGAATAACCATAACAACTCTGCAAAACATTTCTAATATGCTGGGCAATACTGTGGGTGTAGTTTTCAGCTTCCTTGTCCCTACACTCTACAAGGGGGGTCTACTCTTACCGGTCATGGCGGCTTTCGCAGTGCTCGAGATAGCCCTCTATATGCCCAGCGTATTCCTCATCCCGGTTGAGCAGAAGACAGCTCTAACACCCAAGATAACTAGAGATATACTTGACATTTTTAGATTCAAGGAGTATATAGGATGGGAAACTGTCCGTATGCTGATGTCGGCCGCAGAGACAATGGTCGTAGCCCTCATAGTTAAATACGTGAGTGCCGTGATTGGACTAGGCCAAAACCTAGCTTCAGTGGTTTTCGGTATTGTTATGGTCGTATTTGTAATGGGTGCGTTTCCGTTCTGGGCCCGCCTCGCCCGAAGGATGGGTAAGGGCCAAGCTCTGACGAGGGCAGCTATAATTTTAATGGCAGGGCTTCTCATGGCACCCCTACCAGCCCTCGTAACGAGTGAGGCCATCAGGATAACCATGGGAATGCTCGCCATCATCCTAGGCGCTATAGGGATTTCAGCCTATGAGCTCTTCCCTTACGCGGTTATGGCGGATCTCGTCCACTTGAACGAGATTAAGACGGGCTTGAACAGGGCAGGTCTTTTCACGGGTTTTGAGGGTATACCAATCAATATCTCTCAATCCCTAACGTATCTCTTCATAGGATACCTGGCATCTCTCCCACCATTCGATGGATACGAGTACACGACAGGTCTTGTGGTCTGGGGCCCTATAGCTGCTGTCTTCACGGCGCTTGCCGTAATGGTGCTGAGGAGGGTTAATATAGACCCCTTTAAACAGGAAGTGGTCAGTTAA
- a CDS encoding CehA/McbA family metallohydrolase — MSGKSGILADYEFTGDAGPEKRLGFLYLLFTVPEKACTIEVEYEYQGKGPGETTVDIGLFQPGTVDLITGMKNLRGWSGSNKKSFTVSREAATPSYLPGDIPPGEWKVILGLYKIPDQGLRYRVKVRVYEGCLKTSSQSLPETSELVQGDSPRGWVKGDLHMHSVHSDGDSTLDQIAEVAGSLGLDFVSVTDHNVVSHIAELGFRSRFLGKVFFLRGVELTTYRGHMNVYGVSEIPEFRIRLDEELKEVVAYLRSRGAFLSINHPKPLGPDWEFGNLSFADSLEVFHSVWEFNNYVSLRKWDQLLNNGFRIGLVGGSDAHEMRGKTSILLPGTPTTWVYVDKLSEEGLLDGLRKQRVFVSESPSGPRITLEAYADGKHYPLGGIVNSKEVKLRLRAEGGRGQSYRVISGGEVVASGVLDSDVFEKVFQIHLSSPYVRAELVREAQAIDDPYHMENIISALTAPIYLKV, encoded by the coding sequence ATGTCGGGAAAAAGCGGGATTTTGGCAGACTATGAGTTCACCGGTGACGCTGGTCCCGAGAAGCGTCTCGGCTTCCTTTATCTCCTCTTCACCGTTCCTGAGAAAGCGTGCACGATAGAGGTTGAGTACGAGTATCAGGGAAAAGGTCCTGGAGAGACCACGGTGGACATCGGCTTGTTCCAGCCGGGCACCGTGGACCTCATCACAGGGATGAAGAACCTAAGAGGGTGGAGCGGGTCCAATAAGAAGTCTTTCACCGTTTCAAGAGAGGCGGCTACGCCGAGCTATCTCCCCGGGGATATCCCTCCAGGAGAATGGAAAGTCATACTAGGCTTATACAAGATCCCAGACCAAGGTTTAAGGTACAGGGTCAAGGTAAGGGTCTACGAGGGCTGCCTGAAAACTTCAAGCCAAAGCCTTCCTGAAACAAGTGAATTAGTACAGGGAGACAGTCCTAGAGGCTGGGTTAAAGGCGATCTACACATGCACTCCGTCCACAGTGACGGTGACTCGACGCTTGACCAGATAGCAGAAGTTGCGGGCTCGCTAGGCCTTGACTTCGTCTCCGTGACCGATCACAACGTTGTTTCCCATATAGCAGAGCTCGGCTTTCGTAGCAGGTTCTTGGGGAAAGTCTTCTTCTTGAGGGGTGTAGAGCTTACAACATATAGAGGTCACATGAACGTTTACGGGGTCTCGGAGATTCCAGAGTTCCGGATACGATTGGATGAGGAACTCAAGGAGGTTGTAGCCTATCTCAGGAGCCGTGGCGCCTTCTTATCAATAAATCATCCTAAGCCCCTGGGTCCCGATTGGGAGTTCGGGAATCTCTCTTTCGCGGACAGCTTAGAGGTCTTCCACTCAGTCTGGGAGTTTAACAATTATGTCTCGCTCCGCAAGTGGGATCAGCTCCTGAATAATGGTTTTAGGATAGGCTTGGTCGGTGGGAGCGATGCCCACGAGATGAGGGGTAAGACGAGTATTCTACTACCTGGTACTCCCACCACGTGGGTTTACGTGGACAAGCTCAGCGAGGAGGGGCTCCTCGACGGTTTAAGGAAGCAGAGGGTATTCGTATCAGAGTCTCCTTCAGGCCCCCGCATCACTTTGGAGGCTTACGCTGATGGGAAGCACTACCCTCTAGGTGGGATTGTTAATTCAAAGGAAGTAAAGCTACGTCTACGAGCTGAGGGTGGGAGAGGCCAGAGCTACAGGGTAATAAGCGGCGGAGAAGTCGTCGCAAGCGGAGTGTTGGACAGTGATGTATTCGAGAAGGTTTTCCAGATCCACCTCTCCTCGCCTTATGTCAGGGCCGAGCTGGTGAGGGAGGCCCAGGCCATCGACGACCCATACCATATGGAGAACATAATATCCGCTTTAACAGCTCCTATTTACCTAAAGGTATAA
- a CDS encoding heavy-metal-associated domain-containing protein, which translates to MKLVTLRVSGIGCASCVAPVKEHFLRIPSVQAVHVLGSRVYLILGDNDNVQRLILDSGAAEYYSIKIEGIEEVSSIQEGLERIRRSDRLVLSLPGS; encoded by the coding sequence ATGAAGCTGGTAACGCTACGTGTCTCGGGGATAGGATGCGCCAGCTGTGTTGCCCCAGTCAAAGAGCACTTCCTGAGGATTCCTAGCGTGCAGGCCGTACACGTGTTAGGGAGTAGGGTTTACCTCATTTTGGGCGATAACGATAACGTCCAGAGGCTGATACTGGATAGTGGTGCCGCCGAGTACTACAGCATCAAAATAGAGGGGATAGAGGAAGTCTCGAGCATCCAAGAGGGATTGGAAAGGATTAGGAGAAGCGATAGGCTCGTTTTATCACTGCCCGGAAGCTAA
- a CDS encoding DHHA1 domain-containing protein, with protein MSDFLILAHGDTDGVTSAAIARSVVHGRVVFTHPVGILGDLDEFRGEAESVIILDISLDERLWRELALRLHEFKEAIYIDHHPPPEGALDLLRASGVKVFHEEGPCTAELAYRFFNPPSEMSRVALYGAIGDYAITTPFFKEKIRDWDIRSLFLEAGTLTLGLEAIRRDHEKKRLVVEELALNKLPSQLDFLVEAARKQARILEEARERLPEIVQSLENIAYVIDPGASLGVTAFYAAVLRGKKVGVAVEVRGNWAIMSLRARDERVDLNKALRILAPKYGGHGGGHAAAAGARIPLDDLKQFLEDLDKALRLTV; from the coding sequence ATGTCGGATTTTCTCATACTAGCTCACGGAGACACTGACGGCGTCACCTCGGCTGCTATTGCACGCTCCGTCGTACATGGTCGAGTTGTTTTTACGCACCCCGTAGGCATCCTGGGTGACCTGGACGAGTTCAGGGGGGAGGCTGAAAGCGTCATAATACTTGACATATCCCTTGACGAGAGACTGTGGAGAGAACTAGCCTTAAGGCTCCACGAATTTAAAGAAGCCATTTATATAGACCATCATCCGCCGCCCGAAGGCGCACTCGACCTGCTAAGGGCCTCAGGCGTCAAGGTCTTCCATGAGGAGGGCCCCTGCACGGCAGAGCTAGCTTACAGGTTCTTCAATCCTCCCAGCGAGATGAGTAGGGTTGCACTCTACGGGGCCATAGGCGACTATGCCATAACGACCCCGTTCTTCAAGGAGAAAATCAGGGACTGGGACATCAGATCCCTTTTCCTCGAGGCCGGTACTCTGACGCTAGGCCTCGAAGCCATAAGGAGGGATCACGAAAAGAAGAGGCTTGTTGTAGAAGAACTTGCATTGAACAAATTGCCATCCCAGTTGGACTTCCTGGTTGAGGCTGCCCGAAAACAAGCCCGCATACTCGAAGAGGCTCGTGAGAGGCTACCCGAGATTGTCCAGAGCCTTGAAAACATCGCCTACGTTATCGACCCGGGAGCCAGCCTCGGAGTCACAGCTTTTTATGCCGCGGTGTTAAGAGGGAAGAAGGTTGGAGTTGCCGTTGAGGTTAGAGGAAACTGGGCAATCATGAGTCTCAGGGCTCGCGATGAAAGGGTAGACTTGAACAAGGCTCTCAGGATTCTTGCACCCAAGTATGGTGGGCACGGGGGCGGGCACGCGGCTGCAGCAGGTGCTAGGATACCGCTTGACGATTTAAAACAGTTTCTAGAAGATTTAGATAAAGCCCTGAGATTGACCGTTTAG
- the rbcL gene encoding type III ribulose-bisphosphate carboxylase — protein sequence MPEEFEPYPEFVKWGYTPDPKNEVIVTFRLTPSEGFTVDDAAGGVAAESSVGTWTTLYQWYDQSRLDRLKGKAYEYKDLGDGSYLVRIAYPVELFEEANMPAFLASVAGNIFGMRRVKGLRVEDIYLPPVFLKGFKGPSKGINGIREVMRISKRPIIGTVPKPKVGYSPDEVEKLAYDLLIGGMDYVKDDENIASPSFCRFEERAKAIMKSIDRAEKETGERKAWFANITADVREMERRLKLVADYGNPYIMVDVVITGWSALTYIRDLAEEYGLAIHGHRAMHAAFTRNPYHGISMFTLAKLYRIIGIDQLHVGTPEVGKLEAKTVDVVRNARVLRDPVYTPDSDDVFHLEQPLNEFKPSFPVSSGGLHPGTLPEVIRSMGLDLVIQVGGGVVGHPDGPRAGAAAARQAVEAAIEGTDLAEYAKTHRELARAIEKWGFVKPA from the coding sequence ATGCCGGAAGAATTTGAGCCTTATCCTGAATTCGTGAAGTGGGGGTACACTCCAGACCCAAAGAACGAGGTTATAGTTACTTTCCGTCTAACCCCGAGCGAGGGCTTTACCGTTGACGACGCAGCTGGCGGTGTGGCTGCAGAGAGCAGCGTCGGGACCTGGACGACTCTCTACCAGTGGTACGACCAGTCTAGACTAGACCGTTTGAAGGGTAAGGCCTATGAGTACAAGGATCTAGGGGATGGCTCATACCTTGTGAGGATAGCTTACCCTGTCGAGCTTTTTGAAGAGGCGAACATGCCCGCCTTTCTAGCGTCTGTTGCCGGGAATATTTTCGGCATGAGGCGAGTGAAGGGCCTAAGAGTTGAGGACATATATCTCCCGCCCGTTTTCCTAAAGGGGTTCAAGGGGCCCTCAAAGGGGATAAATGGGATAAGGGAAGTCATGAGGATTAGCAAGAGGCCGATTATCGGAACCGTTCCTAAACCCAAGGTCGGGTATTCGCCCGACGAGGTGGAGAAGCTTGCATACGATCTGCTTATAGGGGGTATGGACTACGTCAAGGATGACGAGAACATCGCTAGCCCCAGCTTCTGTAGGTTTGAGGAGAGGGCCAAGGCTATCATGAAGTCCATTGACAGGGCTGAAAAGGAGACGGGTGAAAGGAAGGCTTGGTTTGCAAACATCACGGCTGACGTCAGAGAGATGGAGCGGAGACTGAAGCTGGTAGCAGACTACGGGAACCCGTATATAATGGTGGACGTGGTTATAACGGGGTGGTCGGCGCTCACATATATCCGGGACCTGGCAGAGGAGTATGGCCTCGCTATCCACGGCCACAGGGCGATGCATGCAGCTTTCACGAGGAACCCCTACCACGGCATCTCCATGTTCACCCTCGCCAAGCTCTACAGGATTATAGGTATAGACCAGCTACACGTCGGAACCCCCGAGGTCGGGAAGCTGGAGGCGAAGACGGTGGACGTTGTTAGGAATGCAAGGGTTCTAAGAGATCCCGTTTACACGCCCGACAGTGACGACGTCTTCCACCTTGAGCAGCCCCTAAACGAGTTCAAGCCCTCCTTCCCCGTATCGAGTGGAGGACTACACCCCGGCACGCTCCCAGAAGTCATAAGGAGTATGGGTTTGGATCTAGTCATACAGGTTGGGGGAGGCGTCGTCGGGCACCCAGATGGACCGAGAGCTGGCGCTGCAGCTGCTAGACAAGCCGTCGAGGCAGCGATTGAGGGCACAGACCTCGCAGAGTACGCGAAGACCCATAGAGAGCTCGCGCGAGCTATCGAGAAGTGGGGGTTCGTGAAGCCGGCCTAG
- a CDS encoding S1C family serine protease — translation MTHEIQEKIIEVYNKIIESVVGVSTLRVIDLIFTQAPITGFGSGVVVDSDGLIATNSHVVEGFEKIVVTDPHGDTFPAEIVAEDPQWDIAFLKAEGGDFKPAKLGDSDNVKIGQIVLAIGNPFGQILGGPSLTFGVISGLKRTLRVEGKVYENMIQTDAAINPGNSGGPLVNLDEEVIGITTAMIPFAQGIGFAIPVNEVKWALEQVRQYGRIVRPWIGIFGIDVTQMVARQLNLPEPGGVLIVRVVPGAPAHRAGIRAGDLIIEANGKKLEGVAHLARVLREIGIGGVVELKILRHGVYRIINVRVEGISTQ, via the coding sequence ATGACGCACGAGATCCAGGAAAAAATAATAGAGGTTTACAACAAGATCATTGAGAGCGTCGTAGGCGTGTCTACTCTACGCGTCATAGACCTCATATTTACCCAAGCCCCCATCACGGGTTTCGGGTCGGGAGTCGTAGTGGACTCCGACGGGCTCATAGCCACTAACTCACACGTAGTCGAGGGTTTTGAGAAAATAGTAGTTACCGACCCGCATGGCGATACCTTCCCAGCAGAGATAGTTGCGGAGGACCCTCAATGGGACATAGCTTTCCTGAAAGCCGAGGGAGGAGACTTTAAGCCGGCGAAGCTCGGCGACAGTGACAACGTGAAAATAGGCCAGATAGTCCTAGCCATTGGAAATCCATTCGGCCAGATACTCGGCGGACCCTCGCTAACCTTTGGCGTCATCAGCGGCCTCAAGAGAACTCTTCGGGTAGAAGGGAAGGTTTACGAGAATATGATTCAGACAGATGCCGCGATAAACCCCGGGAACAGCGGTGGCCCGCTTGTAAACCTCGATGAAGAGGTTATCGGGATAACGACAGCGATGATACCCTTTGCCCAAGGAATCGGCTTCGCGATTCCCGTCAACGAGGTCAAATGGGCCCTCGAGCAGGTGAGACAGTATGGTAGAATTGTGAGGCCCTGGATCGGCATATTCGGAATCGACGTCACACAAATGGTTGCCAGGCAGCTCAATCTCCCCGAACCTGGAGGAGTCTTGATAGTCCGAGTAGTACCCGGTGCTCCAGCACACCGTGCAGGAATAAGGGCCGGGGATCTGATAATCGAGGCCAACGGGAAGAAGCTCGAGGGTGTTGCTCATCTCGCCCGGGTTCTGCGAGAGATAGGCATAGGAGGAGTTGTAGAGCTTAAAATCCTACGACACGGCGTATACAGGATTATAAATGTCCGCGTGGAAGGAATTTCAACCCAATAA